The Rosa chinensis cultivar Old Blush chromosome 7, RchiOBHm-V2, whole genome shotgun sequence DNA segment cctttttcttttaaagacaaaaaaaaaaaaagtttcactACTCTTCATCTTATCTTTATattcctcttttatttatttttaaaataaaaaaagaagagaaaatttcaataattttctgTAAATTACATTCATTCCCTCTAAACtgtgtatgttttttttttttttgagaataaaatgtgTAGGTTTAATTAAGTACGTAGTAAAATAAACTTGCTATGAAATTTCACTATTATTTACTTGTTGTTCCATCAGTTATTTGGAGCCTTGTGGTACGGTTTTGCCGTTGACAGAGAGATACACTGTTGGAGGGAGGCCTCTTTTCTTATGCCATGTCATATATCAGATTTCCACTGTCATCATAGCGATGTAACAACCGGAGTACTTAGAACCTGCAACATGACACATATAAAGGCATCATGTGATCCaaaggataaaaaaaatttcgagTTTGGTATATTTCGTTATGCTCTTCAGTCTAACTTTACAAGATCAGCATTTTTCCCTCGGAAGTTCCTGCAATCTTTTTGGTGGGGCTTGCGCAATTTGAGGTTCGCACACACACTTGAGATTGCTTGATGTTTCATTTTCAACATTTTATAGTAATTCAGAGCAAAAGAAttacatgtttctttttctttttttgcacGTACGCAGTTCCTTTGGTTCAAACTTGGAGACCAGTTCCAATATGTTGGAAATTTGCTTCTCAATTTTAACTTCTATAAGTGGTTTGGTGCTGTTCTTAATATATCTCAATGCAAGGGTGGAGGTTGGTGTTGATTAATTAGTAGTCTTAAAAGAATCATTACGAACCCATAACCTTTACGTCATATATGGAATAAATTTTTATGTGCAGGAGTCACAGAAAAGATCAGATCGAATTAAATTAAGACTAAAGATGCAAACGGTGAATCCAGACATAGATATGTGGTTAAATAAATACAATCTTTCTGGACAAAATAAGAAGTTGATGAAGAAGGTGATCATGAAAAACGTTCGACAAAAgcttgaagaaaacaaagacGTTGATGTGCAGAATTTGTACTCTCTTCTTCCTACAGTATACAGAAGACAAATCATGAGTCTTTCCGGCTTGGCTTGTTTACAGAAAGTAAGTATATTTGTTCATAACAAGcttttcagaagaaaaaaataattatattttaaagaaaataatacATTAGTGATTTATctctacattttaatttctcgATTGAGTACTAATTTTACTTATGTGATCAATTTTCCTAGGTAGCGATGTTCAAATATATGAAGATACGAGTTTTGAAAGCAATTGTTAAACATCTTGAGCTAGTGACATATACAAAAAACTGCTATATTATTCGGGAGGGGGAACCACTTTGGAATGTGATCTTCATCACGCAAGGCACTGCATTGAGCTACAAAACCAGTAATAATGTCAATATTGGCGGAACTGTAAGCAATTCCTCAATCATTAAGTGCCTTAAGAAAGATGATTTCTTTGGAGACGAACTTTTAGATTGGGCATTCGTATTTGCCTCCATATCTGATTTGCCTGTCTCTCCCAAAACTGTCATGTCTCAAACTAGAGTAGAAGCATTTGCTATCAATGCCAGCAATCTTAGGAGAGTCGTCTCAAAATTCCGGTTGCATTTTATTCTGAACCTGCCTGACCTAAAGCATTCTCCATTGGAGCGTATGGCAGCTACTTCCTTACAAACAGCGTGGCGTGAAAGAGAAAATCACAGCAGTGGATGGAACAAATTGAAGGAATTACTCAACTATTCATCAGAAAGTGACTGATCGATTTCTTATATAAAGCATGCGTCAAGCACTTTTTCTAGGTTCACTATTAGAAACACACATATAGTGTTTGTGTATTGGCGATGATCGGGTTCCTCTTTTCTGTCAAACAAATTGCTTGATTAGTCCTCTCGACATATACTTACTGCATTTGAACCTacattttcttatatatatcCATTTCAGTTCAACTTGATATGATCTGCTTTTGGGTGGAAATCATGGTCcgggaagaatttttttttttttttaccaatttaattTTACGGAGATGGGGGATGTAGAATTTACGATGTTTAGTTATTTATCAATATGTGGGGATACAATTTGACCCAATAAAATGCATAGCAAACTCTCCTTATCACAATCGATCGAGTCATTCTTGGGGTCCTCCATATATAATGTTGCAATATGTTTTGAGTTATTAAGAGTCGTTATAGCCCAAatgagttttgatttttttttttgttgagaaaatagataacttcattcatttattcatggctagaaggcacgtacatcaaaTGCTGTCTTACATCAAAATCATAAATGGTATAAGCTACCAGACAAAggacaggtgaccctcactgttaacacattcgctcacttattgagcctaaccACAGGAAAGAAAATCCTCCCCACCAACTTCCTATGGAGTAGTAACCTAgccgcctagagacctcaattggtgtacaactagagaaactaagatGAAAGTAGTAGAAGACTCAACTTTTAGTATTAGGCAAGGAAACCTAGAAAAGCCTAAAGCTTTCCCTTGCCCTTGTCGCTAGGGCTGGGATCAATACCAGTAACCACAGGGTAAAAGAGTCGTAAAGCAGCGACATTCGGCTTCTTGCTAAGGCGATGATTCTTGTTCCTACTCCCAAGTAGCTTGcccaacttcttcttcaacatCACTAAAGTGACATCCATCCAGGTACAAAGGAGGCGAGCCTTGAAGGTCGTAGGGTTAACCGGTCGGCAGGGGGGTTCCCAATTAGAAAAGATTTGGAAAACTGATGAACAGGGCAGCCACCAGTTATCCCTAGATCAGGAGCACTACCTCCCTCTGCAAGCGCAAGGGAGGCAGCACAGCTAGCGGTGATAGCATCAATGGAGGCCATATGGCTGAGTGAGGGTTGAGGGTGAGAGACGTAGAGAAGAAAGCTAGGAGAAGAGGAGGCAAGGGCGCCATAGAGAGCTAGGGTGAGAGAGAAAATCTCTCCTAGCGCTGTTGAAAGAAATTGACTtttgtgtgccttatcaaactaggattagttctatgattgtaataggagagaatgttgtagaattcctagtcctatacaaaatagttttctttgtatcattagaacatgtactttgtaatccctatatatagggctcctattcccAATAATGGAATagacaattctctcatcattctctcattcttaaacatgttatcagcacgagccctaaccataaaaatcaaaacccaaaaaaccgAAATCTTCTTCACCGTTAGCTTTACCACTGCTGCACCTAGCCCACGCTAGCAGTACGGCCTGCACACCTGTGCACTTGTTGCGCCTATAGCCACCGCGCCACACGTCTTCTCCTCCTCTGTGCTGCACACATCCTCCACGCCGCCCTCGACTCATCTCTTTTACTCTCCACCGTGCACCACCGAGCCTACCAAGGCCCCTTCATCCATCTACATCGTCTCCAAACTTCAAGAGTTCAAGACTCAAGGTTTCAAGCTACGAAGcaacaagtaagtatttaaattaaagttcccgctttctgcaatttaaatttcttcttctttttctcggggacttgcaacctcccttcttctacatcccacctttctgtaacgtgggttcgattttttGAAAAGCGAGATAGTAGGGATTCACGctataaacgaactaagagcattcgtaaGACTTTGGACTAAGAGcttccgtaagcatcaaattatgaccatataaaaatcattgtttcggtctaatctaaaaattcttggaaatcgatttcttggtagcatagctcggaaatcttattatttattagttgtcgtggaagctTTGATTCCGAAACTAATCTACTTCTTCTTgctttcaggatgtcgaaaccGAAGCTCGACTTTCCTATGCTTAATTCAACTAACTCGAAATACCACAGTTGGGTCACGgatgttgagaatcatctcacttAGAAAGGGATCCTACCCATAATTCAGGCACCAAACCTTGAgctcatatttgagcgtacgtCTACAAATAATGCCACTGCTCTTATCTTGAAGAGACGCCatatggataaatcactccgattaGAATACATGGtgatcaaggatgctagagaactATGGGTTGAGCTAGAAGAGCATTTTGGTAATGTCAAGGATTCCCTCCTCCCCGACTTGAAAGTTTAATggagcaatctacgattcgccaaCTTCAAGTCTATctctgaatataattcagaagctctacgCCTAAAAACCATGTTGGGATTTTGTGGACAAgccgtcacagagcaagagctaattgagaaaaattTCTCTAGCTTCCCCATCTCAGTAatcttggtatcaaagcaatacagAGGTGAGTACAATGTTGgatggatcacgaggtttcatcagctaattaatgtcatgtctgtagctgagaaacatgataacattctcgtgaagaattataattcaaggcctgttggaactaagagcgttcaagaggcgaattataataatgcacccaaaggagggcgcaaggagcggaaccctaaaattAAGGGACAAAACAGacattttggtccatataaccgccctacaaaggaaggtaaccgccaaaatggAGCGGGGACAAGTGGCAACAAAAGCCAAAGTGGGAGAGGAGGGCAACAAGCCGCCGGCCATGGAGGTGGCGCCATCGTCCAACATGGATGCCAACCCCGTCCTCGTGCACAAGATGCACCTCAATTCAAGGGGGAAATCACAATGATGCATGTCATAGATGTGGATCTATTGAACATTGTTTCAAacaatgcaatgcaagcaacaAATTGGCTGCACATTATAATGCATATAGAGAAGCAAGAGAGCAAGAGGCACACTtttccaaagaagaagataaggatGATGACACCGACgttaatctcaccatagcggacttcaaatatGACAAAgtagtgcacaaggatgccgcaaATTTTGATTAGTCTagtcctttattttttcaagaattatgtaatggcaattatgccttaaatcaataaaatgatattttgtattaactctttctcactaggctcatccaagagtaattgtgatgttTAGGAAAGGTTTGagctgagagaacggttttaaaagtgagcactGCTCCACactgctccaccaaaatctcgccttaccttacctggtcacaaccaaattggagttaccaaacggattgagtgactacaatttgtctaaagtttgatttttattttggattagattttggtcaagaaactttgatgtaatcattggctattattaataaagtcttgatttattttattcaatgtcttggacatattttaatttcaaattttattattttttagtatgtttcctggagagctagaatgcctcgtggatagtgcaacCACACATACTATTCTTCGAAATAGGCAACTCTTTCTATGGATGGCACCTACttgatcttctgtgactacaatggctggatcatctcaattgattcatggtagaaGACTagcccaatttatgttgccaaatggcataaatattaatgtcaccgaagctctttatgctcattgggctggaagaaccctcttgagcttcaaagatatgagagccaatgattttcatgtggaaacacattgtgagaatggacaagagttcctttgcatcacctctaataactacggacataaaaagagttttagagaaacttatgtgttgctctagtgggttgtatgcagccactattcaaatcattgaatccaatcatgttatgatgATCTATGAGATTCCgatacatataggctttggcatgaccttttgggacattcaggtcgtgatatgatgatccgtatattaaaaacttcacacgaacatccattctttagaacgaaaagaagtaaaaattaaattttggaCTAGGATGGAGCACTTAGGCCTCACAGCGCCGTCCCATTGCAGACCAAGGTTGGCCTTGATGCCACCTATGCTTCATTGACTCCAAATTCTACTTCacaagtcaattgtgacttcatggctcaaccaaaatcctcattggttgcttcaaAAGCCTATatttcgttctgcaaagcctactctttagcaaaattaggatcgagaccatcctatgcaaaggacactaaagaaaacatatcattcttgcaacgaatccaaggtgatatttgtggacctattcaaccaccttgcggaccatttagatattttatggtgttggttgatgcatcaacatgctggtcacatgtcatgcttttgtccaccaggaacgctgcatttgctaaactcctagctcaaattattaagttaagggctcaccacctcgatcatcctattaagtctataagacttgacaATGccggggagtttacatcaaaattttttgatgactattgcatgtccattgagattgaagttgaacatcttgttcctcatgttcacacctaaaatggtctcgcagaagctgccattaaacgactacaaatggttgctagagcattggttttgcgcaccaatctccctatttctgcttggggctatgcaatattgcatgcagctgtgcttatttgtctgaggcccactgccactcaacccttttctgcttcccagatggtgactgggtatgaacctgatgtctcacacttacactGCGAGGTCATCATGGGTCGAGTTAGGgccagccctaccctaaattttagggccggccctaccctaaattttagggcttagggtcaggCCGG contains these protein-coding regions:
- the LOC112175924 gene encoding cyclic nucleotide-gated ion channel 1, yielding MFNQHPSEVAIDLSTSHRSLTRESDQEYKGELWQILSEKILDPSDSEPTRYFPIWEDKIFLICCAFAVLYNPLFMYLPVIYPQKLCFEWDVSLMWIYVGLQSAIDMFYAMDIFIFSWRIRGERNAKMTVNAQMLQWLPIIHRIYLFLPISQAVVLLGYFETNQVLYKVLRVSFYPIQYTLRVYCTFGLNKQRPNVESGIGRWLPNILDCLPFIIASHLFGALWYGFAVDREIHCWREASFLMPCHISDFHCHHSDVTTGVLRTCNMTHIKASCDPKDKKNFEFGIFRYALQSNFTRSAFFPRKFLQSFWWGLRNLSSFGSNLETSSNMLEICFSILTSISGLVLFLIYLNARVEESQKRSDRIKLRLKMQTVNPDIDMWLNKYNLSGQNKKLMKKVIMKNVRQKLEENKDVDVQNLYSLLPTVYRRQIMSLSGLACLQKVAMFKYMKIRVLKAIVKHLELVTYTKNCYIIREGEPLWNVIFITQGTALSYKTSNNVNIGGTVSNSSIIKCLKKDDFFGDELLDWAFVFASISDLPVSPKTVMSQTRVEAFAINASNLRRVVSKFRLHFILNLPDLKHSPLERMAATSLQTAWRERENHSSGWNKLKELLNYSSESD